One Kitasatospora sp. NBC_01287 DNA window includes the following coding sequences:
- a CDS encoding bifunctional (p)ppGpp synthetase/guanosine-3',5'-bis(diphosphate) 3'-pyrophosphohydrolase: protein MPDEVVPTAADSSSESAGDQPAGQQPTPAGATSARPVPPASGLARAVAPALRQASSSGMRARLARFGGQRSSVLNPVLEPLFRTIRAGDPKADPALLRDIERAYAVAERWHRGQKRKSGDPYITHPLAVATILAELGMDAATLMAGLLHDTVEDTDYGLETLRQDFGDSVALLVDGVTKLDKVKFGEAAQAETVRKMVVAMAKDPRVLVIKLADRLHNMRTMRYLKREKQEKKARETLEIYAPLAHRLGMNTIKWELEDLAFAILYPKMYDEIVRLVAERAPKRDEYLATVIDQVQGDLRGARISASVTGRPKHYYSVYQKMIVRGRDFAEIYDLVGIRVLVDTVRDCYAALGTIHARWNPVPGRFKDYIAMPKFNMYQSLHTTVIGPGGKPVELQIRTFDMHRRAEYGIAAHWKYKQRAVAGASKVRTDTPDQVRKDDKAGAVNEMAWLRQLLDWQKETEDPSEFLESLRFDLSNNEVFVFTPKGDVIALPASSTPVDFAFAVHTEVGYRCIGARVNGRLVPLESTLENGDLVEVFTSKAEGAGPSRDWLGFVKSPRARNKIKAWFSKERREEAIEQGKEAIARAMRKQGLPIQRILTGDSLVTLAHEMRYPDISSLYAAIGEGHVSAQSIVQKLVQALGGEEGATEEFAETATVPTQDGRAARRRRAKGDPGVIVKGVDDVWVKLSRCCTPVPGDPIVGFITRGNGVSVHRADCVNVDSLTQQPERMIEVEWAPTQSSVFLVAIQVEALDRSRLLSDVTRVLSDQHVNILSAAVQTSRDRVAMSRFTFEMGDPKHLGHVLKAVRGVEGVYDVYRVTSARK, encoded by the coding sequence TTGCCCGACGAGGTAGTGCCCACGGCCGCCGATTCCAGCAGCGAGTCGGCCGGCGACCAGCCGGCCGGCCAGCAGCCCACGCCCGCGGGGGCCACCTCCGCCCGGCCGGTGCCGCCCGCCTCCGGTCTGGCCCGCGCGGTGGCGCCCGCCCTGCGCCAGGCCTCCTCCTCCGGTATGCGCGCCCGCCTGGCCCGCTTCGGCGGCCAGCGCTCCTCGGTGCTCAACCCCGTGCTGGAGCCGCTCTTCCGCACCATCAGGGCGGGCGACCCGAAGGCCGACCCGGCGCTGCTGCGCGACATCGAGCGCGCCTACGCGGTCGCCGAGCGCTGGCACCGGGGCCAGAAGCGCAAGAGCGGCGACCCGTACATCACCCACCCGCTCGCGGTCGCCACCATCCTCGCCGAGCTCGGCATGGACGCCGCGACCCTGATGGCCGGGCTGCTGCACGACACCGTCGAGGACACCGACTACGGCCTGGAGACGCTGCGCCAGGACTTCGGCGACTCGGTCGCGCTGCTGGTCGACGGCGTCACCAAGCTGGACAAGGTCAAGTTCGGCGAGGCCGCGCAGGCCGAGACGGTCCGCAAGATGGTGGTCGCGATGGCCAAGGACCCCCGGGTCCTGGTGATCAAGCTCGCCGACCGCCTGCACAACATGCGCACCATGCGGTACCTCAAGCGGGAGAAGCAGGAGAAGAAGGCCCGCGAGACGCTGGAGATCTACGCCCCGCTGGCGCACCGGCTGGGCATGAACACCATCAAGTGGGAGCTGGAGGACCTGGCTTTCGCCATCCTCTACCCGAAGATGTACGACGAGATCGTGCGCCTGGTCGCCGAACGCGCGCCCAAGCGGGACGAGTACCTCGCCACCGTGATCGACCAGGTCCAGGGCGACCTGCGCGGCGCCCGGATCTCGGCCTCGGTCACCGGTCGGCCGAAGCACTACTACTCGGTCTACCAGAAGATGATCGTCCGAGGGCGCGACTTCGCCGAGATCTACGACCTGGTGGGCATCCGGGTCCTGGTCGACACCGTCCGCGACTGCTACGCGGCGCTCGGCACCATCCACGCGCGGTGGAACCCGGTCCCCGGCCGGTTCAAGGACTACATCGCGATGCCCAAGTTCAACATGTACCAGTCGCTGCACACCACGGTGATCGGCCCCGGCGGCAAGCCGGTCGAGCTGCAGATCCGCACCTTCGACATGCACCGCCGCGCCGAGTACGGCATCGCCGCGCACTGGAAGTACAAGCAGCGCGCGGTGGCCGGCGCCTCCAAGGTCCGCACCGACACCCCTGACCAGGTCCGCAAGGACGACAAGGCCGGCGCGGTCAACGAGATGGCCTGGCTGCGCCAGCTGCTCGACTGGCAGAAGGAGACCGAGGACCCGAGCGAGTTCCTGGAGTCGCTGCGCTTCGACCTCTCCAACAACGAGGTCTTCGTCTTCACGCCCAAGGGCGACGTGATAGCGCTGCCGGCCAGTTCCACCCCGGTGGACTTCGCCTTCGCGGTGCACACCGAGGTCGGGTACCGCTGCATAGGGGCCCGGGTGAACGGGCGCCTGGTGCCGCTGGAGTCGACGCTGGAGAACGGCGACCTGGTGGAGGTCTTCACCTCCAAGGCCGAGGGCGCGGGGCCCTCGCGGGACTGGCTCGGCTTCGTCAAGTCGCCGCGGGCCCGCAACAAGATCAAGGCCTGGTTCTCCAAGGAGCGCCGCGAGGAGGCGATCGAGCAGGGCAAGGAGGCCATCGCCCGCGCGATGCGCAAGCAGGGCCTGCCGATCCAGCGGATCCTGACCGGCGACTCGCTGGTGACCCTCGCGCACGAGATGCGCTACCCGGACATCTCCTCGCTCTACGCCGCGATCGGTGAGGGCCACGTCTCGGCGCAGTCGATCGTGCAGAAGCTGGTCCAGGCGCTCGGCGGCGAGGAGGGCGCCACCGAGGAGTTCGCCGAGACCGCCACGGTGCCGACCCAGGACGGACGCGCCGCGCGGCGCCGCCGGGCCAAGGGCGACCCCGGGGTGATCGTCAAGGGCGTGGACGACGTCTGGGTCAAGCTCTCGCGCTGCTGCACCCCGGTGCCGGGCGACCCGATCGTCGGCTTCATCACCCGTGGCAACGGCGTCTCGGTGCACCGGGCGGACTGCGTCAACGTGGACTCGCTGACCCAGCAGCCCGAGCGGATGATCGAGGTCGAATGGGCGCCGACCCAGTCCTCGGTCTTCCTGGTGGCCATCCAGGTCGAGGCGCTGGACCGCTCCCGGCTGCTCTCGGACGTCACCCGGGTGCTCTCCGACCAGCACGTCAACATCCTCTCGGCGGCCGTGCAGACCTCGCGCGACCGGGTGGCGATGAGCCGCTTCACCTTCGAGATGGGTGATCCCAAGCACCTGGGCCACGTGCTCAAGGCGGTGCGCGGGGTGGAGGGCGTCTACGACGTCTACCGGGTCACCTCGGCGCGCAAGTAG
- a CDS encoding peptidylprolyl isomerase encodes MVSSEQRRRQLARDKYERQQKNRVEAAAKAKRRNAVIGAAVAVVVLAAGGAWAGGAFKSDKKSSSTANAAPTQPAAASGAPSAPASPVDVKGCTPPSAGKPNGKQWKTEPAMSIDTGGNYTATLNTSCGAVTLQLDATKAPHTVNSFVFLAGQNYFDHTKCHRLTTQGIYVLQCGDPTGTGSGSPGYTFADENLTGATYPAGTVAMANSGANTNGSQFFLVYKDSQLPPNYTPFGKITGGMDVLTNIAGGGENDANGPGDGAPNANVVLNSVTAAKG; translated from the coding sequence GTGGTCAGCAGCGAACAGCGGCGGCGGCAGCTCGCCCGGGACAAGTACGAGCGGCAGCAGAAGAACCGCGTCGAGGCCGCGGCCAAGGCCAAGCGCCGCAACGCCGTCATCGGCGCGGCGGTCGCCGTGGTGGTGCTGGCGGCCGGCGGCGCCTGGGCCGGCGGCGCCTTCAAGTCCGACAAGAAGAGCAGCAGCACCGCGAACGCGGCGCCGACCCAGCCGGCGGCGGCCTCCGGTGCGCCGAGCGCCCCCGCCAGTCCGGTGGACGTCAAGGGCTGCACGCCTCCGTCCGCGGGCAAGCCCAACGGCAAGCAGTGGAAGACCGAGCCGGCCATGTCGATCGACACCGGCGGCAACTACACCGCGACGCTGAACACCAGCTGCGGCGCGGTGACCCTCCAGTTGGACGCCACCAAGGCCCCGCACACGGTCAACTCCTTCGTGTTCCTGGCCGGTCAGAACTACTTCGACCACACCAAGTGCCACCGGCTGACCACGCAGGGCATCTACGTGCTGCAGTGCGGGGACCCGACCGGCACCGGCTCCGGCAGCCCGGGCTACACCTTCGCCGACGAGAACCTGACCGGCGCCACCTACCCGGCCGGCACCGTCGCGATGGCCAACTCCGGTGCCAACACGAACGGCAGCCAGTTCTTCCTGGTCTACAAGGACTCCCAGCTGCCGCCGAACTACACCCCGTTCGGCAAGATCACCGGCGGCATGGACGTGCTGACCAACATCGCCGGCGGCGGCGAGAACGACGCCAACGGCCCCGGCGACGGTGCTCCGAACGCGAACGTGGTGCTCAACTCCGTGACCGCCGCGAAGGGCTGA
- a CDS encoding GNAT family N-acetyltransferase — MKPRVRVEEPGDAPAIRRVHMAAFPGPEEADLVDALRRDPAWLPALSLVAVDEGGLVVAHALLTRLRIGDGQGLALAPVAVAPEWQRRGVGKRVVRAALEAAEQAGERLVVVLGDPGYYGRFGFTPAAEYGVSGPYEVPDEVFQVLALPAYDDAPRGHCAYPEPFEVVPSGI, encoded by the coding sequence ATGAAACCGCGCGTCAGAGTCGAGGAACCAGGCGACGCCCCCGCGATCAGGCGGGTGCACATGGCCGCCTTCCCCGGACCGGAGGAAGCCGACCTGGTCGACGCGCTGCGCCGCGATCCGGCCTGGCTGCCGGCCCTCTCACTGGTCGCCGTCGACGAGGGCGGACTGGTGGTGGCGCACGCGCTGCTCACCAGGCTGCGGATCGGCGACGGCCAGGGCCTGGCGCTGGCCCCGGTCGCGGTGGCGCCCGAGTGGCAGCGGCGCGGAGTGGGCAAGCGGGTGGTGCGGGCGGCGCTGGAGGCCGCCGAGCAGGCGGGGGAGCGGCTGGTGGTGGTGCTGGGCGATCCCGGCTACTACGGCCGGTTCGGCTTCACCCCGGCGGCCGAGTACGGGGTGAGCGGACCGTACGAGGTGCCGGACGAGGTCTTCCAGGTGCTCGCGCTGCCCGCCTACGACGACGCGCCGCGCGGACACTGCGCCTACCCGGAGCCGTTCGAGGTGGTGCCTAGCGGGATCTGA
- the hisS gene encoding histidine--tRNA ligase, which translates to MSTFTAPKGTYDLLPPSSATFLAVRQALAAPLRRAGYGYIETPVFEDVALFSRGVGESTDIVTKEMFTLTKRGKEDLALRPEGTASVVRAVLEGNLHKLGNLPVKVWYSGNFYRYEQPQKGRYRQFSQVGAEALGAEDPALDAELIILADDAFKSLGLRDYKLLLNSLGDKQCRPVYRAALQEFLLGLDLDEDTRRRAEINPLRVLDDKREAVQAQLVGAPLLRDYLCEECKAYDEQVRALLTAAGVAFVDDPKLVRGLDYYTRTTFEFVHSGLGAQSAIGGGGRYDGLSEMLGGPALPSVGWGLGVDRIHLALEAEGVELDVPATTSVYAVALGEEAKNVLFAKVTELRRAGVATDLAFGVKGIKNAMKSANRSGARFALIAGDRDLAEGVVQLKDMTTGEQNAVALEALVTTLKEKQL; encoded by the coding sequence TTGAGCACCTTCACCGCCCCCAAGGGCACCTACGACCTGCTGCCGCCCAGCTCCGCGACCTTCCTGGCGGTCCGGCAGGCGCTGGCCGCCCCGCTGCGCCGGGCCGGCTACGGCTACATCGAGACCCCCGTCTTCGAGGACGTGGCCCTCTTCTCGCGCGGCGTCGGCGAGTCCACCGACATCGTCACCAAGGAGATGTTCACCCTCACCAAGCGCGGCAAGGAGGACCTCGCGCTGCGCCCCGAGGGCACCGCCTCGGTGGTCCGCGCGGTGCTGGAGGGCAACCTGCACAAGCTCGGCAACCTGCCGGTCAAGGTCTGGTACTCGGGCAACTTCTACCGCTACGAGCAGCCGCAGAAGGGCCGCTACCGGCAGTTCTCCCAGGTCGGCGCCGAGGCGCTGGGCGCCGAGGACCCGGCGCTGGACGCCGAGCTGATCATCCTGGCCGACGACGCGTTCAAGTCCCTGGGCCTGCGTGACTACAAGCTGCTGCTCAACAGCCTGGGCGACAAGCAGTGCCGCCCGGTCTACCGGGCCGCGCTGCAGGAGTTCCTGCTCGGCCTGGACCTGGACGAGGACACCCGGCGCCGGGCCGAGATCAACCCGCTGCGGGTGCTGGACGACAAGCGCGAGGCCGTGCAGGCCCAGTTGGTCGGCGCCCCGCTGCTGCGCGACTACCTCTGCGAGGAGTGCAAGGCCTACGACGAGCAGGTCCGCGCGCTGCTCACCGCCGCCGGCGTGGCCTTCGTCGACGACCCCAAGCTGGTCCGCGGCCTGGACTACTACACCCGCACCACCTTCGAGTTCGTGCACAGCGGCCTCGGCGCGCAGTCCGCGATCGGCGGTGGCGGCCGCTACGACGGGCTCTCCGAGATGCTCGGCGGCCCCGCGCTGCCCTCGGTCGGCTGGGGCCTGGGCGTGGACCGGATCCACCTCGCGCTGGAGGCCGAGGGCGTCGAGCTCGACGTGCCCGCGACCACCTCGGTCTACGCGGTCGCGCTCGGCGAGGAGGCCAAGAACGTCCTCTTCGCGAAGGTGACCGAGCTGCGCCGGGCCGGCGTCGCCACCGACCTCGCCTTCGGCGTCAAGGGCATCAAGAACGCCATGAAGTCCGCCAACCGCTCCGGCGCCCGCTTCGCCCTGATCGCGGGCGACCGCGACCTGGCCGAAGGGGTCGTCCAGCTCAAGGACATGACCACCGGCGAGCAGAATGCCGTCGCCCTCGAAGCACTCGTCACCACCCTGAAGGAGAAGCAGCTGTGA
- a CDS encoding adenine phosphoribosyltransferase, whose translation MTTADTALTELLTSRIKDVPDYPKPGVLFKDIAPLLADAEAFGALTRALAGRAEALGATKVVGLEARGFVLAAPAAFAAGLGFVPIRKKGKLPGEVFQQSYDLEYGSATLEVQCDAFAPGERVLVVDDVLATGGTIAASLDLVKRTGAELVGVVVLMELGFLDGRERLAEHLGAAPLETLVTV comes from the coding sequence GTGACCACCGCTGACACCGCCTTGACCGAGCTGCTCACCAGCCGGATCAAGGACGTGCCCGACTACCCGAAGCCCGGGGTGCTGTTCAAGGACATCGCCCCGCTGCTGGCCGACGCCGAGGCGTTCGGCGCGCTCACCCGGGCGCTGGCGGGCCGGGCCGAGGCGTTGGGCGCGACCAAGGTGGTGGGCCTGGAGGCGCGCGGCTTCGTGCTGGCGGCTCCGGCCGCCTTCGCGGCCGGGCTCGGCTTCGTGCCGATCCGCAAGAAGGGCAAGCTGCCCGGCGAGGTGTTCCAGCAGTCCTACGACCTGGAGTACGGCTCGGCCACCCTGGAGGTGCAGTGCGACGCCTTCGCGCCCGGTGAGCGGGTGCTGGTGGTCGACGACGTGCTGGCCACCGGCGGCACCATCGCCGCCTCGCTCGACCTGGTCAAGCGGACCGGGGCCGAGCTGGTCGGCGTGGTGGTGCTGATGGAGCTGGGCTTCCTGGACGGCCGCGAGCGGCTCGCCGAGCACCTGGGCGCCGCGCCGCTGGAGACCCTGGTCACGGTCTGA
- the aspS gene encoding aspartate--tRNA ligase, whose amino-acid sequence MIRTHDAGTLRAEHAGATVTLAGWVARRRDHGGVAFIDLRDASGTVQVVVRDLDSVHGLRAEYCVKVVGDVRVRPEGNENAEIPTGAVEVVVSEIEVLSEAAPLPFQVAEYEPGTVNEEVRLRYRYLDLRREGPARALRLRSKVSNIIRRVMEENDFLDIETPYLTRSTPEGARDFLVPVRLQPGHWYALPQSPQLFKQLLMVAGMERYYQIARCFRDEDFRADRQPEFTQLDIEASFVDQEDILALGEKIVAAIWREVHGYELPNPLPRMSYADAMSRYGSDKPDVRFGQELTDLTEYFKGTEFRVFQAPYVGAVVMPGGASQPRKALDAWQDWAKARGARGLAYVVIDAETGELRGPVAKNLSAEHLAGLAAAAGAKNGDAIFFAAGKRTASQELLGAARLEIGRRCGLIDESQWAFLWVVDFPMFEPIEDDKGAFQGWHAVHHPFTAPTAESLATFDTDPGAALSNAYDLVLNGSELGGGSIRIHQRDVQKRAFDAIGLSEEEASSQFGFLLDAFNYGPPPHGGIALGLDRVVTLLGGYDTIRDVIAFPKTSTGGDPLTGAPTPITPAQRREAGVDAQPKLKDEAKSETPQGA is encoded by the coding sequence GTGATCCGCACGCACGACGCGGGCACGCTCCGCGCGGAGCACGCCGGAGCGACCGTCACCCTGGCCGGCTGGGTCGCCCGCCGCCGCGACCACGGCGGGGTGGCCTTCATCGACCTGCGCGATGCCTCGGGCACCGTGCAGGTCGTGGTCCGCGACCTGGATTCGGTGCACGGCCTGCGCGCCGAGTACTGCGTCAAGGTGGTCGGCGACGTCCGGGTGCGCCCCGAGGGCAACGAGAACGCGGAGATCCCGACCGGTGCGGTCGAGGTCGTGGTCAGCGAGATCGAGGTGCTCTCCGAGGCCGCGCCGCTGCCGTTCCAGGTCGCCGAGTACGAGCCCGGCACGGTCAACGAGGAGGTCCGGCTCCGCTACCGCTACCTGGACCTGCGCCGCGAGGGCCCGGCCCGCGCGCTGCGGCTGCGCTCCAAGGTCAGCAACATCATCCGCCGGGTGATGGAGGAGAACGACTTCCTCGACATCGAGACGCCGTACCTCACCCGCTCCACCCCCGAGGGCGCCCGCGACTTCCTGGTCCCGGTCCGACTGCAGCCCGGCCACTGGTACGCCCTGCCGCAGTCGCCGCAGCTCTTCAAGCAGCTGCTGATGGTGGCCGGCATGGAGCGCTACTACCAGATCGCCCGCTGCTTCCGCGACGAGGACTTCCGCGCCGACCGGCAGCCGGAGTTCACCCAGCTGGACATCGAGGCCTCCTTCGTCGACCAGGAGGACATCCTGGCCCTCGGCGAGAAGATCGTCGCGGCGATCTGGCGCGAGGTGCACGGCTACGAACTGCCGAACCCGCTGCCCCGGATGAGCTACGCGGACGCCATGTCCCGCTACGGCTCGGACAAGCCGGACGTCCGCTTCGGCCAGGAGCTCACCGACCTGACCGAGTACTTCAAGGGCACCGAGTTCCGGGTCTTCCAGGCGCCGTACGTCGGCGCCGTGGTGATGCCCGGCGGCGCCTCGCAGCCCCGCAAGGCGCTGGACGCGTGGCAGGACTGGGCCAAGGCGCGCGGCGCCCGCGGCCTGGCCTACGTGGTCATCGACGCCGAGACCGGCGAGCTGCGCGGCCCGGTGGCCAAGAACCTCTCCGCCGAGCACCTGGCGGGCCTGGCGGCCGCGGCCGGCGCCAAGAACGGCGACGCGATCTTCTTCGCGGCCGGCAAGCGCACCGCCTCGCAGGAGCTGCTCGGCGCCGCCCGCCTGGAGATCGGCCGCCGTTGCGGGCTGATCGACGAGTCCCAGTGGGCCTTCCTCTGGGTCGTCGACTTCCCGATGTTCGAGCCGATCGAGGACGACAAGGGCGCCTTCCAGGGCTGGCACGCGGTGCACCACCCGTTCACCGCGCCCACCGCCGAGTCGCTGGCGACCTTCGACACCGACCCGGGCGCCGCCCTGTCCAACGCCTACGACCTGGTGCTCAACGGCTCGGAGCTGGGCGGCGGTTCGATCCGTATCCACCAGCGGGACGTGCAGAAGCGGGCGTTCGACGCGATCGGGCTCTCCGAGGAGGAGGCCTCCTCGCAGTTCGGCTTCCTGCTCGACGCCTTCAACTACGGCCCGCCGCCGCACGGCGGCATCGCGCTGGGTCTGGACCGGGTGGTCACGCTGCTCGGCGGCTACGACACCATCCGCGACGTCATCGCCTTCCCGAAGACGTCCACCGGTGGCGACCCGCTGACCGGCGCGCCGACCCCGATCACCCCCGCGCAGCGCCGCGAGGCCGGTGTCGACGCCCAGCCCAAGCTGAAGGATGAGGCCAAGTCGGAGACCCCGCAGGGGGCCTGA
- a CDS encoding DUF349 domain-containing protein translates to MSSDPWGRVDEQGTVYVRTAEGERVVGSWQAGSPEEALAYFERKYQGLSAEIGLLEHRVRKTDLAAKDAQTALDHLRAQVTEAHAVGDLAALAQRLETLTGEIESRQVERKAARAKAADETRTAKEALVAEAEQLAESTQWREAGDRLRALVDTWKGLPRLDRKSDDELWHRFSHARSVFSKHRKAHFAQLDAERDQARAVKERLVAEAEALSSSTEWGDTAARYRDLMAQWKAAGRAQRDAEDELWARFRGAQDVFFQARSAIFTERDAEQGENQKLKEALLIEAEAILPITELKTAKAALREVNERWEAIGHVPRDARPKLDGRLNAVERAIREAEEAEWQRSNPEAKARAAGMTGLLQGAVDKLRADLEKARAAGNEAKAKKLEAELAGRQELLDQALKSLEEFSG, encoded by the coding sequence GTGAGCAGCGACCCGTGGGGCCGTGTCGACGAGCAGGGGACCGTCTACGTCAGGACCGCCGAGGGCGAACGCGTCGTCGGCTCCTGGCAGGCGGGCTCTCCCGAGGAGGCTCTCGCCTACTTCGAGCGCAAGTACCAGGGCCTGTCGGCCGAGATCGGCCTCCTGGAGCACCGGGTGCGCAAGACCGACCTGGCCGCCAAGGACGCCCAGACGGCGCTGGACCACCTGCGCGCCCAGGTGACCGAGGCGCACGCGGTGGGCGACCTGGCCGCGCTGGCCCAGCGCCTGGAGACCCTGACCGGCGAGATCGAGTCGCGCCAGGTGGAGCGGAAGGCGGCCCGCGCCAAGGCGGCGGACGAGACCCGCACGGCGAAGGAGGCGCTGGTCGCCGAGGCCGAGCAGCTCGCCGAGTCCACCCAGTGGCGGGAGGCCGGCGACCGGCTGCGCGCCCTGGTGGACACCTGGAAGGGCCTGCCGCGACTGGACCGCAAGAGCGACGACGAGCTGTGGCACCGGTTCTCGCACGCCCGGTCGGTCTTCTCCAAGCACCGCAAGGCGCACTTCGCCCAGCTCGACGCCGAGCGGGACCAGGCCCGGGCGGTCAAGGAGCGGCTGGTCGCCGAGGCCGAGGCGCTCTCCAGCTCCACCGAGTGGGGCGACACGGCGGCCCGCTACCGCGACCTGATGGCGCAGTGGAAGGCCGCGGGCCGGGCCCAGCGGGACGCCGAGGACGAGCTGTGGGCGCGGTTCCGCGGCGCCCAGGACGTCTTCTTCCAGGCCCGCTCGGCGATCTTCACCGAGCGGGACGCCGAGCAGGGCGAGAACCAGAAGCTCAAGGAGGCCCTGCTGATCGAGGCCGAGGCGATCCTGCCGATCACCGAGCTGAAGACCGCCAAGGCGGCGCTGCGCGAGGTCAACGAGCGCTGGGAGGCGATCGGCCACGTACCGCGCGACGCCCGGCCGAAGCTGGACGGACGGCTGAACGCCGTGGAGCGCGCCATCCGCGAGGCCGAGGAGGCCGAGTGGCAGCGCTCCAACCCGGAGGCCAAGGCCCGTGCGGCGGGCATGACCGGCCTGCTCCAGGGCGCGGTCGACAAGCTCAGGGCCGACCTGGAGAAGGCCCGCGCGGCCGGCAACGAGGCCAAGGCCAAGAAGCTGGAGGCCGAACTGGCGGGCCGTCAGGAGCTGCTGGACCAGGCGCTCAAGAGCCTGGAGGAGTTCAGCGGCTGA
- the secF gene encoding protein translocase subunit SecF: MSRFSNLGHRLYQGEVSFDFVNRRKIWYSISAAIAAAALIGLTVIGLHLSIDFKGGSVYTVKKSGLTISQAQTSIDKIVGDSTPQVQATGDGQIRIQVSSNDKTPATEVVKELAGDLGIDQSAVNAQVVGPSWGQQISEKALTGLIVFMILVTAYLAIAFEWRMAVAALVALIHDLLITIGVYALVGFEVSPGTVIGFLTILGYSLYDTVVVFDTVKENTKNLEKQNRFTYSEAANAGLNQTLVRSINTTVVALLPVAALLFIGGGILGAGTLNDISLALFVGLSAGAYSSICVATPLLAQLKEQTPQMRALAKRVAQRRASEAKAAEAKAAAGPTDTEGESEQDTADSVAAGMVGQRNQPVGRARGKGRPSGKR; encoded by the coding sequence GTGTCACGCTTCAGCAACCTGGGCCACCGCCTCTACCAGGGCGAGGTCAGCTTCGACTTCGTCAACCGGCGGAAGATCTGGTACAGCATCTCGGCGGCGATCGCCGCCGCGGCGCTGATCGGTCTGACCGTGATCGGGCTGCACCTGAGCATCGACTTCAAGGGCGGCTCGGTCTACACGGTCAAGAAGTCCGGGCTGACCATCAGCCAGGCCCAGACCTCGATCGACAAGATCGTCGGTGACTCGACCCCGCAGGTGCAGGCCACCGGTGACGGTCAGATCCGGATCCAGGTCAGCTCCAACGACAAGACGCCCGCCACCGAGGTCGTCAAGGAACTCGCCGGCGACCTCGGGATCGACCAGAGCGCGGTCAACGCGCAGGTGGTCGGCCCGAGCTGGGGCCAGCAGATCTCCGAGAAGGCCCTCACCGGTCTGATCGTCTTCATGATCCTGGTCACCGCCTACCTGGCGATCGCCTTCGAGTGGCGGATGGCGGTGGCGGCCCTGGTCGCCCTGATCCACGACCTGCTGATCACCATCGGTGTCTACGCGCTGGTCGGCTTCGAGGTCTCGCCGGGTACGGTGATCGGCTTCCTGACCATCCTGGGTTACTCGCTCTACGACACGGTCGTCGTCTTCGACACCGTGAAGGAGAACACCAAGAACCTGGAGAAGCAGAACAGGTTCACCTACAGCGAGGCGGCCAACGCGGGCCTCAACCAGACCCTGGTCCGTTCGATCAACACCACCGTGGTGGCCCTGCTGCCGGTGGCGGCGCTGCTCTTCATCGGTGGCGGCATCCTCGGTGCCGGCACCCTGAACGACATCTCGCTGGCGCTCTTCGTCGGCCTCTCGGCCGGTGCCTACTCCTCGATCTGCGTCGCCACCCCGCTGCTCGCGCAGCTCAAGGAGCAGACCCCCCAGATGCGGGCGCTGGCCAAGCGGGTCGCCCAGCGGCGCGCGTCGGAGGCCAAGGCCGCCGAGGCCAAGGCGGCGGCCGGCCCGACCGACACCGAGGGCGAGTCCGAGCAGGACACGGCCGACAGCGTCGCGGCGGGTATGGTCGGACAGCGCAACCAGCCGGTCGGCCGGGCCCGTGGCAAGGGCCGCCCCTCCGGCAAGCGCTGA
- a CDS encoding MBL fold metallo-hydrolase: MFIAGFPAGAWGTNCYLVAPAAGEECVIVDPGMDATEGVEAMIREHGLKPVAVVLTHGHIDHIASVMPICGAKGVPAWIHPDDRYMLTDPEKALGRSLGQQIMGELTIGEPDDLRELTDGSVLELAGLRLTVDHAPGHTKGSVTFRTPATQEIPPVLFSGDLLFAGSIGRTDLPGGDHGAIMRSLARVCLPLDDATVVLSGHGNQTTIGRERASNPYLKQAGGAADAPAAVRRGM, encoded by the coding sequence GTGTTCATCGCCGGATTTCCCGCCGGAGCCTGGGGCACCAACTGCTACCTCGTGGCCCCGGCGGCCGGCGAGGAGTGCGTGATCGTCGACCCGGGGATGGACGCCACCGAGGGCGTCGAGGCGATGATCCGCGAGCACGGGCTGAAGCCGGTCGCGGTGGTGCTCACCCACGGCCACATCGACCACATCGCCTCGGTGATGCCGATCTGCGGCGCCAAGGGCGTGCCGGCCTGGATCCACCCGGACGACCGCTACATGCTGACCGACCCGGAGAAGGCGCTCGGCCGCTCGCTCGGGCAGCAGATCATGGGCGAACTCACCATCGGCGAGCCGGACGACCTGCGCGAGCTGACCGACGGCTCGGTGCTGGAGCTGGCCGGCCTGAGGCTCACCGTCGACCACGCGCCCGGCCATACCAAGGGGTCGGTGACGTTCCGGACGCCCGCCACCCAGGAGATCCCCCCGGTTCTCTTCTCGGGCGACCTGCTCTTCGCCGGCTCCATCGGGCGCACGGACCTGCCCGGCGGCGACCACGGCGCGATCATGCGCTCGCTGGCCCGGGTCTGCCTGCCCCTCGACGACGCCACCGTGGTGCTCTCCGGCCACGGAAACCAGACCACCATCGGCCGCGAGCGAGCCTCGAACCCCTACCTCAAGCAAGCCGGTGGGGCTGCTGACGCTCCTGCCGCCGTGCGACGAGGAATGTGA